In a genomic window of Sarcophilus harrisii chromosome 4, mSarHar1.11, whole genome shotgun sequence:
- the RXFP4 gene encoding LOW QUALITY PROTEIN: relaxin-3 receptor 2 (The sequence of the model RefSeq protein was modified relative to this genomic sequence to represent the inferred CDS: inserted 3 bases in 2 codons; deleted 2 bases in 1 codon) yields the protein MPPPPRVPSPPGLGTTPPGGNAKAGPGRGPRGTPALRVTVALAYGLLGPLAALWVLGGRRASRPTTDSLVFSLALAGLRPALTFPFCAAESAPGFRWPFGGLLGEAVLTGAVLGVSLVTAPGLARYWMRAVAAGPGACLWPSRALGPGLAARAAGAAVSAPPRLPRLPSVRWPAQGVTAAATCGCAVLGRSACGGGGTGRRGRALGAIPAALFFCWLPNHAGTLWXVLVKFGLVPWDATYXVLHTCVSPLTVCLAGSNSCLHPLMHCFPGPGQGPGQGPGQGPERARLPGGRGRASSPSGRQWALPLPLTHLAGGGGGRGERSPNAGPGAPLPSPSPDPSTHAGKEWSQIPPGHDIFDP from the exons atgcccccccccccccgcgtcCCCTCCCCTCCGGGCCTTGGAACCACGCCTCCGGGGGGGAATGCTAAGGCCGGACCAGGCCGCGGTCCCCGCGGGACCCCGGCCCTTAGGGTCACAGTTGCGCTGGCTTATGGGCTCCTGGGCCCCCTGGCTGCGCTCTGGGTGCTGGGCGGCCGGCGGGCCTCGCGTCCGACAACGGACAGCCTCGTCTTCAGCCTGGCGCTGGCCGGCCTGCGGCCGGCACTCACCTTTCCCTTCTGCGCCGCCGAGTCCGCCCCGGGCTTCCGCTGGCCCTTTGGGGGCCTTCTCGGCGAGGCCGTGCTGACGGGCGCCGTCCTCGGCGTCTCCCTCGTCACCGCTCCCGGCCTCGCGCGGTACTGGATGCGGGCGGTGGCCGCGGGCCCCGGAGCCTGCCTCTGGCCCTCCCGGGCCCTGGGGCCGGGCCTGGCCGCCCGGGCGGCGGGTGCGGCCGTGTCTGCCCCGCCTCGTCTGCCCCGCCTCCCCAGCGTCCGCTGGCCGGCGCAGGGGGTCACGGCGGCCGCTACCTGCGGCTGC GCCGTCCTTGGGCGGAGCGCCTGCGGCGGCGGCGGGACAGGGCGGCGGGGCCGCGCGCTCGGCGCCATCCCCGCCGCCCTTTTCTTCTGCTGGCTCCCCAACCACGCCGGCACGCTCT GGGTGCTGGTCAAGTTTGGCCTCGTGCCCTGGGACGCCACCTA GGTGCTTCACACCTGCGTCTCCCCCCTCACCGTCTGCCTGGCCGGGAGCAACAGCTGCCTCCACCCCCTGATGCACTGCTTCCCGGGCCCTGGGCAAGGCCCTGGGCAGGGCCCTGGGCAAGGCCCTGAGCGGGCCCGGCTACCTGGGGGGCGGGGCCGAGCAAGTAGCCCTTCAGGGAGGCAGTgggctctccccctccccctcactcacctggccgggggggggggggggcggggagagcgAAGCCCAAATGCTGGGCCCGGGGCCCCTCTTCCATCTCCTTCCCCAGACCCCAGCACCCATGCCGGGAAGGAGTGGTCTCAAATTCCACCGGGCCACGACATCTTTGATCCTTAA